Proteins from a genomic interval of Quercus robur chromosome 9, dhQueRobu3.1, whole genome shotgun sequence:
- the LOC126700106 gene encoding TMV resistance protein N-like isoform X4, translating to MATQATSSSPSSNSSSSSSSSCSRRNYDVFLSFCGVDTRKNFTDHLYTALKRKGIDTFWDDEKTERGKYISPKLLKAIEESKYAIIVLSTNYASSRWCLTELAKIVECMKKTRLTILPVFYHVEPSDVRNQSGNLAKAFAKHEEDTKVNTEDVQAWKAALKDVGHISGWHVHDRYESKVIQEIIGRICTKLYHKFSSVCEDLVGMDSRVEEMLGSYLGEGLGDVHFVGICGMGGMGKTTLAQEIYRRISGNFEVGKFIANVREETKNHGLVSLQKQLLSKTLMESEKNISNIYEGINVIRSTLQNKKVFIVLDDVDGEEQLGALAGKHDWFGPGSRIILTSRDSHLLIRCGVNDIYTAKGLSDNDALKLFSLKAFHKPHPEENFVNLSMDFVNYAKGLPLALKVLGSLLFDKTMNEWKSALNKLKAEFDENIMNILQISFDGLMDTQKALFLDIACFFKGENIGCIRDVLQSFGYYSDYNIGVLMDKSLITIEGHGILWMHDLLQDMGQEIVRRESPRDPGGRSRLWIYKDVIHVLKNNSGTEAVEGIMLEDPIQKMEHLHAEAFSKMKNLRFLKIGNEKFPQDFINGTMQLPKSLNYLSDKLRIMEWHGYPFKSMPTSFEPNKLVELRMHCSCIKHLWKGIMNLDELRLIDLSDSQNLIKMPDLSGAPKLKQLILQRCIRLSEIHASLGNLKWLTRLDLNGCKCLKSLPPKINLESLEIFILSGCSRLKKFPKVVGNMSSLSELYLNETAIKELPLSMEHLTGLTKLDLGDCKNLSSLPNVCCCLMSLKILTLSGCSKINELPENLGNIKSLEELDVSETAITEVPSSFVLLKNLKVLSLRRCEGLSSISSNKLICCPLLRKRRVDPEGMLGHSLSNLWSLTELNLSLCNLQAIPDGLGCLSSLTHLDLRGNNFVCLPESTTRLSNMETLYLSGCTHLRSLPELPLNIDVIDGNGCTSLEILPIPRPKDGPYPLLFLLNCVKLNEDYSTMLLTTLRHHFQFKEDEPIFYNIIPGRDISKWFTHQSVGTSVNLQVPSLDKLKGVFVCALFVLRQHHLLHQPPSDDKSNGGYIFTHKLWLYLKANEYEIQPIPKFPFAEQFGKIESYHLYLGYVSYQSFEQALKENWSQVDANGIGQIEIGFKTEGPELEVTKCGARWFYKQEIEDLNQTMRGYNSSSSCSITPYEDDLEDSAKDTKTK from the exons ATGGCCACTCAAGCAACTTCCTCCTCTCCctcttcaaattcttcatcatcttcttcttcttcttgctcTCGACGGAACTACGATGTGTTCCTCAGTTTTTGCGGTGTTGACACCCGCAAGAATTTCACAGATCATCTCTACACTGCTTTAAAACGAAAGGGTATTGACACCTTCTGGGATGATGAAAAAACTGAGCGAGGGAAATATATTTCTCCAAAGCTCTTGAAAGCAATAGAAGAGTCCAAGTATGCTATCATCGTTCTCTCAACAAACTATGCTTCTTCAAGGTGGTGCCTAACTGAATTAGCAAAAATTGTTGAATGCATGAAGAAGACCAGATTGACAATTTTGCCTGTCTTTTATCATGTGGAACCCTCTGATGTGAGAAACCAGAGTGGTAATCTTGCTAAAGCCTTTGCTAAACATGAGGAAGATACCAAAGTTAACACAGAAGATGTGCAAGCATGGAAAGCTGCTTTGAAAGATGTGGGTCATATATCCGGATGGCATGTGCATGATAG GTATGAATCAAAAGTTATCCAAGAAATCATAGGAAGGATATGCACTAAGTTGTATCATAAATTCTCAAGTGTTTGTGAGGACCTTGTTGGAATGGACTCACGTGTGGAAGAAATGTTGGGTTCATACTTAGGTGAAGGGTTGGGTGATGTTCACTTTGTTGGGATATGCGGGATGGGTGGAATGGGCAAAACAACTCTTGCACAAGAAATTTATAGAAGAATTTCAGGTAACTTTGAAGTTGGTAAGTTTATTGCAAATGTTAGAGAAGAAACTAAAAATCATGGTCTAGTTTCTTTACAAAAACAACTTCTTTCTAAGACCCTCAtggaaagtgaaaaaaatatatcgAATATTTATGAGGGAATCAATGTTATAAGAAGTACACTACAAAATAAGAAGGTTTTTattgttcttgatgatgtggatgGAGAAGAACAATTAGGAGCATTAGCAGGAAAACATGATTGGTTTGGTCCGGGGAGTAGAATCATTTTAACAAGCAGAGATAGCCATTTATTGATAAGATGTGGTGTGAATGATATATATACAGCCAAGGGGTTGAGTGACAATGATGCTTTGAAGCTTTTTAGTTTGAAAGCTTTCCATAAACCTCATCCtgaagaaaattttgtaaatttgtcTATGGACTTTGTGAATTATGCTAAAGGCCTTCCTTTAGCTCTTAAAGTTTTAGGTTCTTTGTTGTTTGATAAAACAATGAATGAATGGAAAAGTGCCCTAAATAAACTAAAAGCAGAATttgatgaaaatattatgaatatactTCAAATAAGTTTTGATGGGTTAATGGATACACAAAAGGCattatttttagatattgcGTGTTTTTTCAAAGGAGAGAACATAGGTTGCATAAGAGATGTACTGCAAAGTTTTGGTTACTATTCAGACTACAATATTGGTGTTCTTATGGACAAATCTCTAATAACCATTGAGGGCCATGGAATTTTgtggatgcatgatttgctGCAAGATATGGGTCAAGAAATCGTTCGTCGCGAGTCCCCTAGAGATCCTGGTGGACGTAGTAGGTTGTGGATTTATAAGGATGTCATTCATGTATTGAAGAATAATTCT ggAACCGAGGCAGTTGAAGGCATAATGCTAGAAGATCCTATTCAAAAAATGGAACACTTGCATGCTGAAGCCTTCTCAAAGatgaaaaatttgagatttctcAAAATTGGTAATGAGAAATTTCCACAAGACTTCATAAATGGTACTATGCAACTTCCAAAAAGTCTTAATTATCTTTCTGACAAGTTACGCATTATGGAATGGCATGGATATCCTTTTAAATCCATGCCAACTAGTTTTGAACCAAACAAACTTGTTGAACTCAGAATGCATTGCAGCTGCATCAAACACCTATGGAAAGGAATTATG AATTTAGATGAGTTAAGACTCATTGACCTAAGTGACTCCCAAAACTTGATTAAGATGCCGGACCTTAGTGGAGCCCCAAAACTTAAGCAGTTGATTCTTCAACGTTGTATAAGACTATCTGAGATTCATGCATCTCTTGGAAATCTCAAATGGCTTACTCGATTGGATCTAAATGGTTGCAAGTGCCTTAAGAGCCTTCCACCCAAGATCAACTTGGAAtctcttgaaatttttattctttctggTTGTTCAAGACTAAAGAAGTTTCCAAAGGTTGTGGGAAACATGTCAAGTTTGTCGGAACTTTATTTGAATGAGACTGCCATAAAAGAACTACCGTTGTCCATGGAGCATTTAACTGGCCTTACTAAATTAGATCTAGGAGATTGCAAAAACCTTTCAAGTCTTCCAaatgtttgttgttgtttgatGTCTCTAAAAATTCTCACTTTGTCTGGTTGCTCAAAAATTAATGAACTGCCAGAGAATTTGGGAAATATCAAAAGTCTAGAGGAGCTAGATGTGAGTGAAACTGCTATAACAGAAGTACCTTCTTCGTTTGTTCTCTTGAAAAATCTCAAAGTACTATCTCTTCGTAGATGTGAAGGCTTATCATCTATATCATCAAATAAACTCATTTGTTGCCCTTTATTGCGAAAAAGAAGAGTAGACCCCGAAGGCATGTTAGGGCATTCTCTTTCTAATTTATGGTCTTTGACTGAATTGAATCTAAGTTTATGCAATCTTCAGGCAATCCCTGATGGTCTTGGTTGTTTGTCCTCTTTAACACATTTAGATCTTAGgggaaataattttgtttgccTTCCTGAGAGTACCACTCGACTATCTAATATGGAGACTCTTTATCTGAGTGGTTGCACACATCTTCGATCTTTGCCAGAGCTTCCATTAAATATTGATGTTATTGATGGAAATGGTTGTACCTCACTGGAAATATTACCAATACCAAGACCTAAAGATGGTCCTTATCCGTTACTCTTTCTTCTCAATTGTGTTAAATTGAATGAAGACTACAGTACCATGTTATTAACAACACTAAGACATCACTTTCAATTTaag GAAGATGAacccattttttataatataattccAGGAAGAGATATTTCGAAATGGTTTACACATCAAAGTGTGGGGACTTCAGTGAATTTGCAAGTGCCTTCTTTAGATAAATTGAAGGGAGTCTTTGTATGTGCACTTTTTGTACTCCGCCAACATCATCTACTTCACCAACCTCCTTCAGATGATAAGAGTAATGGAGGTTATATATTTACGCATAAGCTTTGGTTGTACTTGAAAGCCAACGAATATGAAATCCAACCGATACCTAAGTTTCCTTTTGCAGAACAATTTGGTAAGATTGAATCGTATCATCTTTACCTGGGTTATGTTTCCTATCAATCATTCGAGCAAGCATTGAAAGAAAATTGGAGTCAAGTAGATGCTAATGGAATCGGTCAAATTGAGATTGGATTTAAAACCGAAGGTCCAGAATTAGAGGTTACAAAATGCGGGGCTCGTTGGTTTTACAAGCAAGAAATTGAAGATCTGAACCAAACTATGCGTGGGTACAACAGTAGCAGCAGCTGTAGCATCACTCCTTATGAGGATGATTTGGAAGATTCAGCAAAAGATACCAAAACTAAGTGA
- the LOC126700106 gene encoding disease resistance protein RUN1-like isoform X5 → MATQATSSSPSSNSSSSSSSSCSRRNYDVFLSFCGVDTRKNFTDHLYTALKRKGIDTFWDDEKTERGKYISPKLLKAIEESKYAIIVLSTNYASSRWCLTELAKIVECMKKTRLTILPVFYHVEPSDVRNQSGNLAKAFAKHEEDTKVNTEDVQAWKAALKDVGHISGWHVHDRYESKVIQEIIGRICTKLYHKFSSVCEDLVGMDSRVEEMLGSYLGEGLGDVHFVGICGMGGMGKTTLAQEIYRRISGNFEVGKFIANVREETKNHGLVSLQKQLLSKTLMESEKNISNIYEGINVIRSTLQNKKVFIVLDDVDGEEQLGALAGKHDWFGPGSRIILTSRDSHLLIRCGVNDIYTAKGLSDNDALKLFSLKAFHKPHPEENFVNLSMDFVNYAKGLPLALKVLGSLLFDKTMNEWKSALNKLKAEFDENIMNILQISFDGLMDTQKALFLDIACFFKGENIGCIRDVLQSFGYYSDYNIGVLMDKSLITIEGHGILWMHDLLQDMGQEIVRRESPRDPGGRSRLWIYKDVIHVLKNNSGTEAVEGIMLEDPIQKMEHLHAEAFSKMKNLRFLKIGNEKFPQDFINGTMQLPKSLNYLSDKLRIMEWHGYPFKSMPTSFEPNKLVELRMHCSCIKHLWKGIMNLDELRLIDLSDSQNLIKMPDLSGAPKLKQLILQRCIRLSEIHASLGNLKWLTRLDLNGCKCLSSLPNVCCCLMSLKILTLSGCSKINELPENLGNIKSLEELDVSETAITEVPSSFVLLKNLKVLSLRRCEGLSSISSNKLICCPLLRKRRVDPEGMLGHSLSNLWSLTELNLSLCNLQAIPDGLGCLSSLTHLDLRGNNFVCLPESTTRLSNMETLYLSGCTHLRSLPELPLNIDVIDGNGCTSLEILPIPRPKDGPYPLLFLLNCVKLNEDYSTMLLTTLRHHFQFKEDEPIFYNIIPGRDISKWFTHQSVGTSVNLQVPSLDKLKGVFVCALFVLRQHHLLHQPPSDDKSNGGYIFTHKLWLYLKANEYEIQPIPKFPFAEQFGKIESYHLYLGYVSYQSFEQALKENWSQVDANGIGQIEIGFKTEGPELEVTKCGARWFYKQEIEDLNQTMRGYNSSSSCSITPYEDDLEDSAKDTKTK, encoded by the exons ATGGCCACTCAAGCAACTTCCTCCTCTCCctcttcaaattcttcatcatcttcttcttcttcttgctcTCGACGGAACTACGATGTGTTCCTCAGTTTTTGCGGTGTTGACACCCGCAAGAATTTCACAGATCATCTCTACACTGCTTTAAAACGAAAGGGTATTGACACCTTCTGGGATGATGAAAAAACTGAGCGAGGGAAATATATTTCTCCAAAGCTCTTGAAAGCAATAGAAGAGTCCAAGTATGCTATCATCGTTCTCTCAACAAACTATGCTTCTTCAAGGTGGTGCCTAACTGAATTAGCAAAAATTGTTGAATGCATGAAGAAGACCAGATTGACAATTTTGCCTGTCTTTTATCATGTGGAACCCTCTGATGTGAGAAACCAGAGTGGTAATCTTGCTAAAGCCTTTGCTAAACATGAGGAAGATACCAAAGTTAACACAGAAGATGTGCAAGCATGGAAAGCTGCTTTGAAAGATGTGGGTCATATATCCGGATGGCATGTGCATGATAG GTATGAATCAAAAGTTATCCAAGAAATCATAGGAAGGATATGCACTAAGTTGTATCATAAATTCTCAAGTGTTTGTGAGGACCTTGTTGGAATGGACTCACGTGTGGAAGAAATGTTGGGTTCATACTTAGGTGAAGGGTTGGGTGATGTTCACTTTGTTGGGATATGCGGGATGGGTGGAATGGGCAAAACAACTCTTGCACAAGAAATTTATAGAAGAATTTCAGGTAACTTTGAAGTTGGTAAGTTTATTGCAAATGTTAGAGAAGAAACTAAAAATCATGGTCTAGTTTCTTTACAAAAACAACTTCTTTCTAAGACCCTCAtggaaagtgaaaaaaatatatcgAATATTTATGAGGGAATCAATGTTATAAGAAGTACACTACAAAATAAGAAGGTTTTTattgttcttgatgatgtggatgGAGAAGAACAATTAGGAGCATTAGCAGGAAAACATGATTGGTTTGGTCCGGGGAGTAGAATCATTTTAACAAGCAGAGATAGCCATTTATTGATAAGATGTGGTGTGAATGATATATATACAGCCAAGGGGTTGAGTGACAATGATGCTTTGAAGCTTTTTAGTTTGAAAGCTTTCCATAAACCTCATCCtgaagaaaattttgtaaatttgtcTATGGACTTTGTGAATTATGCTAAAGGCCTTCCTTTAGCTCTTAAAGTTTTAGGTTCTTTGTTGTTTGATAAAACAATGAATGAATGGAAAAGTGCCCTAAATAAACTAAAAGCAGAATttgatgaaaatattatgaatatactTCAAATAAGTTTTGATGGGTTAATGGATACACAAAAGGCattatttttagatattgcGTGTTTTTTCAAAGGAGAGAACATAGGTTGCATAAGAGATGTACTGCAAAGTTTTGGTTACTATTCAGACTACAATATTGGTGTTCTTATGGACAAATCTCTAATAACCATTGAGGGCCATGGAATTTTgtggatgcatgatttgctGCAAGATATGGGTCAAGAAATCGTTCGTCGCGAGTCCCCTAGAGATCCTGGTGGACGTAGTAGGTTGTGGATTTATAAGGATGTCATTCATGTATTGAAGAATAATTCT ggAACCGAGGCAGTTGAAGGCATAATGCTAGAAGATCCTATTCAAAAAATGGAACACTTGCATGCTGAAGCCTTCTCAAAGatgaaaaatttgagatttctcAAAATTGGTAATGAGAAATTTCCACAAGACTTCATAAATGGTACTATGCAACTTCCAAAAAGTCTTAATTATCTTTCTGACAAGTTACGCATTATGGAATGGCATGGATATCCTTTTAAATCCATGCCAACTAGTTTTGAACCAAACAAACTTGTTGAACTCAGAATGCATTGCAGCTGCATCAAACACCTATGGAAAGGAATTATG AATTTAGATGAGTTAAGACTCATTGACCTAAGTGACTCCCAAAACTTGATTAAGATGCCGGACCTTAGTGGAGCCCCAAAACTTAAGCAGTTGATTCTTCAACGTTGTATAAGACTATCTGAGATTCATGCATCTCTTGGAAATCTCAAATGGCTTACTCGATTGGATCTAAATGGTTGCAAGTGC CTTTCAAGTCTTCCAaatgtttgttgttgtttgatGTCTCTAAAAATTCTCACTTTGTCTGGTTGCTCAAAAATTAATGAACTGCCAGAGAATTTGGGAAATATCAAAAGTCTAGAGGAGCTAGATGTGAGTGAAACTGCTATAACAGAAGTACCTTCTTCGTTTGTTCTCTTGAAAAATCTCAAAGTACTATCTCTTCGTAGATGTGAAGGCTTATCATCTATATCATCAAATAAACTCATTTGTTGCCCTTTATTGCGAAAAAGAAGAGTAGACCCCGAAGGCATGTTAGGGCATTCTCTTTCTAATTTATGGTCTTTGACTGAATTGAATCTAAGTTTATGCAATCTTCAGGCAATCCCTGATGGTCTTGGTTGTTTGTCCTCTTTAACACATTTAGATCTTAGgggaaataattttgtttgccTTCCTGAGAGTACCACTCGACTATCTAATATGGAGACTCTTTATCTGAGTGGTTGCACACATCTTCGATCTTTGCCAGAGCTTCCATTAAATATTGATGTTATTGATGGAAATGGTTGTACCTCACTGGAAATATTACCAATACCAAGACCTAAAGATGGTCCTTATCCGTTACTCTTTCTTCTCAATTGTGTTAAATTGAATGAAGACTACAGTACCATGTTATTAACAACACTAAGACATCACTTTCAATTTaag GAAGATGAacccattttttataatataattccAGGAAGAGATATTTCGAAATGGTTTACACATCAAAGTGTGGGGACTTCAGTGAATTTGCAAGTGCCTTCTTTAGATAAATTGAAGGGAGTCTTTGTATGTGCACTTTTTGTACTCCGCCAACATCATCTACTTCACCAACCTCCTTCAGATGATAAGAGTAATGGAGGTTATATATTTACGCATAAGCTTTGGTTGTACTTGAAAGCCAACGAATATGAAATCCAACCGATACCTAAGTTTCCTTTTGCAGAACAATTTGGTAAGATTGAATCGTATCATCTTTACCTGGGTTATGTTTCCTATCAATCATTCGAGCAAGCATTGAAAGAAAATTGGAGTCAAGTAGATGCTAATGGAATCGGTCAAATTGAGATTGGATTTAAAACCGAAGGTCCAGAATTAGAGGTTACAAAATGCGGGGCTCGTTGGTTTTACAAGCAAGAAATTGAAGATCTGAACCAAACTATGCGTGGGTACAACAGTAGCAGCAGCTGTAGCATCACTCCTTATGAGGATGATTTGGAAGATTCAGCAAAAGATACCAAAACTAAGTGA